The nucleotide sequence GAAACAGTTGTATGAAAAATTAGTCGTCTTCTTGAAGGAAGTGCGGATGGAGCTGGGGAAGGTTTCCTGGCCGTCGCGCAACGAGCTTACGGTTTCCACGATGGCGGTGGTCTTTTTTTCGATCGTGATGGCCGGGTTCATCGGCATCATCGACTACGCTTTGGTGAAGATTTTGGAGATCTTGGCCGCCCGGTGAAGCGCTGGTACGTGGTACATACCTATTCGGGCCAGGAACAGAAGGCCAAACGGTATCTGGAGTCGGCCATCGTGACCTCCGGGCTGGGGGACCAGTTCGGGAAGGTGCTTTTGCCGACGGAAGAGGTGGCGGAGATGCGCTCCGGAAAACGGGCAACCACCACCAAGAAGTTTTTGCCAAGCTATTTGCTGGTGGAGATGGAAGTGACCAAGGAATCGGAAGCGCTGGTGCGCAACACGCCGGGAATCACCAACTTTGTCGGCCCCTCCGGCAAGCCGGCCCCCATCGGCGCGGAGGAGGTGGAGCGGATAATGGGGCAGATGGAGGGGGTGCGGGTGGCGGAGCCGGAGGAGATCGGCTACCGGACCGGCGACCCGGTGAAAGTCGTGGATGGGCCGTTCACCGATTTTACCGGAACGATCTCTGAAGTGAATTTGGAACGGAAGAAGCTGAAAGTGATGGTTTCGATTTTCGGGCGGCCCACGCCGGTTGAGCTGGACTTTTTGCAAGTTCAACCCGTCTGAGACAGAGATTAGAGATTGAATAAAGACAGGAAAAAGAGATGAAAAAGATTACGGGTTACGTAAAATTGCAGATTCCGGCGGGAGCGGCCAACCCCGCGCCGCCCGTCGGTCCCGCCCTGGGGCAGCACGGCGTGAACATCATGGAATTCTGCAAACAGTTTAACGCCCGAACGCAGGCCCAGTCCGGCTTGATTATTCCGGTTATCATCACCGTTTTTTCGGACAAGAGTTTTACCTTCATCACCAAGACGCCGCCGGCTTCCGTCCTCTTGATTAAAGCGGCGAAAGTGGAGAAGGGGTCCGGCGAACCGAACCGGGTGAAGGTGGGGAAAGTCACCCGCCAGCAGGTCAAGGAGATCGCCCAGTTGAAGATGCCGGACTTGAACGCCGCGACGGTCGAGGCCGCCATGCGGATGGTCGAGGGGACGGCGAAGAACATGGGAATCGAGGTGGTGGGATGAAACACGGTAAAAAATACAAGGCGGCGTTGGCCAAAATCGACCGGGGGAAGCGGTATCCGCTTTCCCAGGCGGTCAAATTGGTCAAGGAAAACAAAATCGCCAAGTTTGACGAGTCGGTGGAAGTTTCCGTGCGGCTCGGCGTCGATCCCAAGCAGGCGGATCAAATCGTCCGCGGGACGGTGCTTTTGCCCCACGGCACGGGAAAGAAGGTGCGCGTCCTCGTCCTCGCCAAGGGGGAAAAAATCAAGGAGGCGGAACAGGCGGGGGCGGATTTTGCCGGGGCGGATGAATACGTCGAAAAAATTTCCGGCGGCTGGATGGATTTTGACGCCATTGTCGCCACCCCCGATATGATGGGCTCCGTCGGGAAGCTGGGAAAAGTTCTGGGACCGCGCGGGCTGATGCCGAACCCGAAGGCCGGAACGGTCACCTTTGACGTGGCCAAAGCCGTCAAGGATTTGAAGGCCGGTAAAATCGAGTACCGGGTGGACAAGGCGGGGGTCATCGGCGCGGCAATCGGCAAGGTTTCCTTTGCCGAAAACCAGCTTTTGGAAAATGCGCAGAACTTTTTGTCCACCATCGTTAAGGCCAAGCCGTCCGCCTCGAAGGGAACCTATTTGAAATCCGCCACCCTCTCCACCACCATGGGGCCGGGGGTGAAGCTGGATCCGAACGAAATTCTGACTTTGGGAAAGAGCGCCTGATATGCCGAGAACAATCGTCGAACCGCGTCCGGAGAAGATTTCCGTCGTCGATGAACTGACGGAAAAATTCGAGAAGTCCCCCTCGTTCTTTTTGACCGATTTTTCCGGCCTCACGGTGGAGGGGGCCACCACGCTCCGCAAGAATTTGCGGGCGGGGAATTCGAGCTACCGGGTGGCGAAAAACACCCTGATTCACCTCGCAGCGCAAAAAGCGAAGCTCCCCAGCCTGGAGCAATATCTGGCGGGGCCGACCGGGATCGCATTTGCCCCGGAAGACCCGATTGCGGCGGCCAAGGTTTTGGCGGAGTTCATCAAAAAGAACGAGCGGCCGAAGGTGCGGGCGTTTTACCTCGACGGGCGGCTTTACACCGGCGCGGAGCTGGCCAAAATCGCCGCGTTGCCGGGGAAGATGGAGCTTTTGGCCAAGGTGGTCGGCTCCATCCAGGCCCCCCTTGCCAATTTAATCGGCACGCTGGACGGGGTGATGCGGCAGTTTGTTTTGACCCTCGACGCACTGGCCAAGAAAAAAGCGGAACAGCGGTAGAAAGTTTAAAAAACGCAAAATAAACAGGAGGAGTAATGTCCAAGGTAGAGGAGATAGTCGGGATGATCGAGGGGATGACCGTTCTGGAGCTCTCGGAGCTTTCCAAGAGCTTGCAGGACAAATTCGGCGTGACGGCGGCCGTGCCGATGGCGGCGGGGGGGGGCGGCGGGGCGGCGGCCCCGGCGGTGGAGGAGAAGACCGAGTTTGCGGTCGTTTTGACCTCGGCCGGCGACAAGAAGATCCAGGTCATCAAAGTCGTCCGGGAGCTCACCGGCCTCGGTCTGGCGGAAGCCAAGGCGCTGGTGGACGGCGCCCCCAAGACCGTCAAAGAAGGCATTTCCCGGGACGAAGCGGAGCAGATTAAAAACAAACTGGTTGAAGCCGGCGCCGCGGTTGACATTAAGTAAGCGGGGGATCCGGCGGTTTGGAACCGAGAACGGGCCGTTTTCGGCCTCTTCTCCTTTTGTCTTTTTTGGCCGGCCGGTTTTCGACGGCGCGGCGCGGAGCGGAATTGTTGGGCCCCTTTCCCATAAATAAAAGGACGGTGAAACGGTGAAAGATTTGCGCGAAAGAAAGAGCTATTCCCGCATCAAGGAGGTGGCGGAGATGCCCAACCTCCTCGAGGTGCAGCTGGAGTCGTTCCGGAAGTTTTTGCAGGCGGATATCGAACCGGAGAAGCGGGAGCGCTCCGGCCTGCAGGGGATTTTTGAAGAGGTTTTTCCGATCTCGGACGTGCACGAGAATTACGGGCTGGAGTTCGTGCGCTACAGCGTGGGGGAGCCGCGCTACACGATACGGGAGTGCCAGGAGCGGAACATGACCTACGCCGCGCCGCTCAAAGCCACCCTTCGGCTGGTCACCAAGACCGGCGAAGGAAAAGAGAAAAAAGCCAAGGACATCCTGGAGCAGGACGTTTTCCTGGGGGAGCTTCCCTTGATAACCGACCGGGGGACTTTCATCATCAACGGTGCCGAGCGGGTGATTGTTTCCCAGCTGCACCGTTCGCCGGGGGTTTTCTTCGACGAGGAGATGCACCCGAACGGAAAGGAGATTTACTCCGCCCGGATCATCCCCTTCCGGGGCTCCTGGGTCGAATTTGTGGTGGACGTCAACGACATCCTGTATGTGCACATCGACACCCGGCGGAAGCTGCCCGGAACCACCCTTTTGCGGGCCTTGGGGTACACGGACGACGAGGATATCGTATCCATTTTTTACGAAACGGAAAATTTTGAGCTTTCGCCCGGGAAGAAATCGGCCCGCCTGGTCGGCAAGGTGTCCGCCACCACCCTCGTGGACAAGGAAACCGGCGAGGCAATTGTTTCCGCCGGGGACCGGGTCACCGAGGAGCAGGCGGAGCTTTTGGCCGCTTCAAAGGCAGGCAAAATCAAAATCATCACCAGCGATTTGACCAAGGATGCCGGGGTGGTTTTCAACACGCTGAAAAAAGACCCCTCCACGAATTCCAAGGAGGCCTTGGCGAAAATTTACAATCTTTTGCGCCCCTCCGGCGAGGAGCCGACCGAAGAGGCGGCCCAGACGCTTTTGGACAAGCTGTTTTTCTCCGCCAAGCGCTACGATTTGGGGGACGTCGGCCGGTACATGATCAACACCCGGCTCGGCTTGAACATTCCGCTTTCCCAAACCACGTTGGACAGGAAGGATTTTCTGGCCATTCTGCGCTATCTTTTGGCTTTGCGGAACGGCGAGGGGGCCGTGGATGACATCGACCATTTAGGCAACCGCCGGGCGCGGACGGTCGGCGAACTTCTGTCCAATCAATTTTCCGTCGGTTTATCCCGCATGGCCCGCACGATTCGGGAGCGGATGAGCTTGAAGGACACCGAGAACATCACCCCGCACGATTTGGTCAACGCCCGGACCGTGAGCTCGGTCGTGGAGGCGTTTTTCGGCTCCTCGCAGCTTTCGCAGTTTATGGACCAGACCAATCCCTTGGCCGAACTGACGCACAAACGCCGTCTTTCGGCTTTGGGCCCGGGCGGCTTGACCCGCGAGCGGGCGGGCTTCGAAGTCCGAGATGTGCACCACACCCACTACGGGCGGATCTGCCCGATCGAGACGCCGGAAGGGCCGAACATCGGGCTTATCGCCTCCCTTTCCACCTACGTCCGGATCAACCGCCACGGTTTTTTAGAGACGCCGTACCGGAAGGTGAAAAACGGGAGGGTTACCGAGGAAATCGAGTATTTGACCGCCGATAAAGAAGATAAGTACATCATCGCCCAGGCAAACGAGCCGTTGGACAAAAGCGGCCGTTTCGTCAATAACTTGGTCAAGGCGCGCAGCAAGGGGGAGTTTCCGGTGGTTGCGCCGGAAGAGGTGCATTTCATGGACGTTTCCCCCAA is from Verrucomicrobiia bacterium and encodes:
- the secE gene encoding preprotein translocase subunit SecE, translating into MKQLYEKLVVFLKEVRMELGKVSWPSRNELTVSTMAVVFFSIVMAGFIGIIDYALVKILEILAAR
- the rplK gene encoding 50S ribosomal protein L11 encodes the protein MKKITGYVKLQIPAGAANPAPPVGPALGQHGVNIMEFCKQFNARTQAQSGLIIPVIITVFSDKSFTFITKTPPASVLLIKAAKVEKGSGEPNRVKVGKVTRQQVKEIAQLKMPDLNAATVEAAMRMVEGTAKNMGIEVVG
- the rplL gene encoding 50S ribosomal protein L7/L12, with the protein product MSKVEEIVGMIEGMTVLELSELSKSLQDKFGVTAAVPMAAGGGGGAAAPAVEEKTEFAVVLTSAGDKKIQVIKVVRELTGLGLAEAKALVDGAPKTVKEGISRDEAEQIKNKLVEAGAAVDIK
- the rplA gene encoding 50S ribosomal protein L1 gives rise to the protein MKHGKKYKAALAKIDRGKRYPLSQAVKLVKENKIAKFDESVEVSVRLGVDPKQADQIVRGTVLLPHGTGKKVRVLVLAKGEKIKEAEQAGADFAGADEYVEKISGGWMDFDAIVATPDMMGSVGKLGKVLGPRGLMPNPKAGTVTFDVAKAVKDLKAGKIEYRVDKAGVIGAAIGKVSFAENQLLENAQNFLSTIVKAKPSASKGTYLKSATLSTTMGPGVKLDPNEILTLGKSA
- the nusG gene encoding transcription termination/antitermination protein NusG, whose product is MKRWYVVHTYSGQEQKAKRYLESAIVTSGLGDQFGKVLLPTEEVAEMRSGKRATTTKKFLPSYLLVEMEVTKESEALVRNTPGITNFVGPSGKPAPIGAEEVERIMGQMEGVRVAEPEEIGYRTGDPVKVVDGPFTDFTGTISEVNLERKKLKVMVSIFGRPTPVELDFLQVQPV
- the rplJ gene encoding 50S ribosomal protein L10 → MPRTIVEPRPEKISVVDELTEKFEKSPSFFLTDFSGLTVEGATTLRKNLRAGNSSYRVAKNTLIHLAAQKAKLPSLEQYLAGPTGIAFAPEDPIAAAKVLAEFIKKNERPKVRAFYLDGRLYTGAELAKIAALPGKMELLAKVVGSIQAPLANLIGTLDGVMRQFVLTLDALAKKKAEQR